In Candidatus Eisenbacteria bacterium, a single genomic region encodes these proteins:
- a CDS encoding TolC family protein, with protein MSKPHRIIRFVSAVLLLSALMPLRSSMGDTLTIDTAVSLGLGKHPDFRFARGGLNVARGDFWRTVSPASPIASIENEQVPRGLGISNYGEQRIGIGQSLEFPVVTIFRARAMALAAQSAESNTELAKAASRSEIRMTFVRAWLSGLRAVAADSLANAAELLARSGEKREAVGEITSLEKDRLTVQKEQFAREHAAAQLRLRVAVTQLEQLIGTQLEPGIVLAKPALEELANPENADLEDESAFVKRAVLLGESSRSWLTAEKLAWLPRIEVRIFRQLASNEKFWGGELGFSLPVWYMLGERGDIQKARGESEKALASSESARREWATRWTEASLSLDAALNTLGNFEGSALPVSRRALRAAIRSYEVGEVGITDLLSSFIQEQGVELGYLDAIENAWHWRTQLDILTAGYQKK; from the coding sequence ATGTCAAAACCTCACAGAATCATACGTTTTGTTTCTGCAGTTCTGCTTCTTTCGGCACTTATGCCTCTCCGGTCGTCCATGGGTGACACCCTGACCATTGATACCGCCGTATCCCTGGGTCTTGGAAAACATCCGGACTTTCGATTTGCACGTGGCGGACTTAACGTGGCCCGGGGAGATTTCTGGCGGACTGTCAGCCCGGCGTCGCCAATCGCAAGTATAGAGAACGAGCAAGTGCCAAGGGGATTGGGGATCTCGAACTACGGCGAACAAAGGATAGGGATTGGACAGAGCCTGGAGTTCCCGGTAGTTACCATCTTCCGGGCACGGGCTATGGCTCTGGCCGCCCAGTCTGCCGAGTCGAATACTGAGCTGGCGAAGGCCGCGTCCAGAAGCGAGATTCGGATGACGTTCGTCAGGGCGTGGCTGTCTGGTCTGCGGGCCGTCGCCGCCGACTCTCTGGCGAATGCGGCAGAGCTTTTGGCAAGAAGCGGAGAGAAGAGAGAGGCCGTCGGGGAAATCACAAGTCTCGAAAAGGACCGCCTCACAGTGCAGAAGGAGCAGTTTGCAAGAGAGCACGCCGCGGCTCAACTGCGACTCCGGGTTGCCGTGACTCAACTTGAGCAGTTGATCGGAACACAGCTTGAACCCGGTATTGTTCTAGCGAAACCCGCGCTGGAAGAGCTCGCGAATCCTGAGAACGCTGACCTTGAAGATGAGAGCGCCTTTGTGAAGAGGGCCGTGCTCCTGGGCGAATCGTCCAGAAGTTGGCTTACAGCAGAGAAGCTTGCATGGCTGCCCCGAATCGAAGTTAGGATATTCAGACAGCTGGCTTCGAACGAGAAATTCTGGGGAGGGGAATTGGGGTTCTCCCTGCCTGTTTGGTACATGCTGGGAGAACGCGGAGATATCCAGAAGGCCCGCGGGGAATCTGAGAAAGCTCTTGCCTCGAGCGAGAGTGCGCGCCGCGAGTGGGCGACGAGGTGGACAGAGGCATCTCTTTCTCTTGACGCGGCTTTGAATACACTCGGCAATTTCGAGGGATCGGCATTGCCGGTGTCGCGCCGCGCCCTTCGTGCGGCCATTCGTTCGTATGAAGTTGGAGAAGTCGGCATAACAGACCTTCTGTCGAGCTTCATCCAGGAACAGGGAGTGGAGCTTGGATATCTGGACGCAATCGAAAACGCCTGGCATTGGCGAACACAGCTCGATATTCTGACGGCTGGATACCAAAAGAAGTAG
- a CDS encoding sodium:calcium antiporter codes for MNTTETQVGRNLFLLFLAVLATVPWIVAKYAGLHLDPGWEVALSGLAIIGAAFLISWAAEVAQFDVPRSVAMAAVALIAVLPEYAVDIYLAWRAGDSPSYIPLVSANMTGGNRLLVGVGWSLTAVLAWWSLRPGNKRSSGHAHAHGARSDYRERRITLEDELSIEFCFLAIPTVYCFTLWIKSTISLWDTAFLVLTYCAYIWTTLKGPLREPEVEGPAKILSGLRRRFRVSATLILFLFAAFVIVIATKPFAEGLIAVGKRMGIDEFLLIQWIAPLASESPEIIVVAYFAARGFGTAAMTAIISSKINQWTLLVSSLPIAFSLSQGKMGHIPLDPRPREEVLLTACQSFFALAVIADLTISLWEALVLFALFATQLFFPTLEARYFYSAVYVVLGLIVLTKKGPALRKNFSYLMRYLK; via the coding sequence ATGAATACGACTGAGACACAGGTCGGACGCAACCTCTTCCTTCTCTTCCTGGCCGTTCTGGCCACAGTTCCCTGGATTGTGGCCAAATACGCAGGCCTCCATCTGGATCCGGGATGGGAGGTCGCGCTCAGCGGTCTGGCCATAATCGGAGCTGCGTTTCTTATTTCCTGGGCGGCCGAGGTTGCACAATTCGACGTGCCCCGCTCGGTTGCCATGGCCGCAGTCGCCCTTATTGCTGTTCTCCCTGAATATGCCGTTGATATTTATCTTGCGTGGAGGGCGGGGGACTCGCCTTCGTACATTCCTCTTGTGTCGGCGAACATGACCGGCGGCAATAGGCTCCTTGTAGGTGTGGGATGGTCACTCACAGCGGTTCTTGCATGGTGGTCACTGAGGCCGGGTAACAAGAGGTCCTCGGGTCATGCTCACGCACACGGGGCAAGGTCTGATTACAGAGAGCGCAGAATTACTCTCGAAGACGAACTCTCGATAGAGTTCTGTTTCCTGGCAATCCCGACCGTCTACTGTTTCACTCTCTGGATAAAAAGCACGATCTCCCTTTGGGACACTGCCTTTCTCGTCCTGACGTATTGTGCTTATATATGGACGACTCTCAAGGGACCGTTAAGGGAACCCGAAGTCGAGGGTCCTGCAAAGATTCTTTCGGGCCTTCGAAGGCGCTTCAGAGTATCAGCTACGCTCATTTTGTTTCTTTTCGCTGCATTCGTCATCGTCATCGCAACAAAGCCTTTTGCCGAAGGGCTTATCGCTGTCGGGAAAAGGATGGGCATAGATGAATTCCTACTCATCCAATGGATCGCACCGCTTGCCTCTGAGTCTCCCGAGATTATCGTCGTGGCATATTTTGCTGCTCGCGGGTTTGGGACTGCCGCGATGACGGCAATTATCTCTTCCAAGATAAACCAGTGGACTCTTCTTGTCTCCTCCCTTCCTATTGCATTCAGTCTCTCACAAGGGAAGATGGGTCACATTCCTCTTGACCCCAGGCCGCGGGAAGAGGTCCTTCTTACCGCTTGTCAATCATTCTTTGCGCTCGCAGTGATCGCAGACCTGACCATATCCCTGTGGGAGGCACTCGTTCTTTTTGCCCTTTTTGCAACTCAATTGTTCTTCCCCACCCTCGAGGCAAGATACTTCTACAGTGCGGTCTATGTCGTCCTCGGACTGATCGTTCTGACGAAGAAGGGCCCCGCGCTGCGGAAGAACTTTTCCTATCTCATGCGCTATTTGAAGTAA
- a CDS encoding bi-domain-containing oxidoreductase yields the protein MKVLAQNYSNGSLEMLEVPMIASQKGLLVKTMASVVSVGTEKAMIDVARKSLLGKALARPDWVKQVIDKVKQEGLMEAWRQSKARLDMPVPLGYSCAGIVQSVGEGEGDFRVGDRVGCSGSGHASHAEWNAVPSNLCAKIPDNVSFEDASYVAVGGIAMEAVRLARPEFGHKIGIIGLGLLGQIAVQIARAAGCHVLGIDVVDWKCELALRSGAERVAVAGKDDPIAAAREFSGHDGLDAVIILASVDSDEPLIQAARMARERGRIIAGGLVGLNVPRQLFYEKELEFAVSRAWGPGLYDLDYEERGFKYPVAYARWTAQRNMEEFLRMVSIGSIKLDCLTTQRFPFEKALQAYEMLMSGKESALGVVLQYPEKDQTRDKPVARMESPRGRIESAESGRVHADRGSGKVRVGVIGAGLFARGTLLPAMKKVPDMDFAAVTDSRGLNAKVTADLKKFRYTASDYLEILRDNDIDLVFVLTRHDSHYKLVCETLKSGKPVFVEKPLCIRGDQLREIAGTYNSLVASGSNPFLMVGFNRRFAPTTKMCIEFVKKSRDASVVQIRCNAGFISQESWVHKKDEGGGRIIGEVCHFVDLAQAITGGLPEKVFACCTESSKGLRDSLTVSMQMDNGAVAGITYASNGDKSFPREEVQVFAGDSVCVIDNFKNIEFVRSGKRRSKRSLEVDRGHVGELRAACDAIRNGRPSPIDFRSIVATTAATFAIEESITKGEAVKVSLSEWGIS from the coding sequence TTGAAGGTTCTCGCTCAGAATTACAGCAATGGAAGCCTGGAGATGCTTGAAGTCCCGATGATTGCGTCTCAGAAAGGACTTCTTGTGAAGACAATGGCCTCCGTTGTCTCTGTCGGGACCGAGAAGGCAATGATAGATGTGGCCAGAAAGAGTCTCCTGGGGAAAGCCCTCGCGCGTCCTGATTGGGTGAAACAGGTCATCGACAAGGTAAAGCAGGAAGGACTCATGGAGGCGTGGAGACAGTCAAAGGCAAGACTCGATATGCCTGTGCCGCTCGGGTACTCCTGCGCCGGGATCGTGCAGTCTGTAGGCGAGGGAGAGGGTGATTTCCGGGTTGGAGACAGAGTGGGCTGCAGCGGGAGCGGTCATGCCTCGCACGCCGAATGGAACGCGGTTCCCTCAAACCTCTGTGCGAAGATTCCGGATAATGTCTCGTTTGAAGATGCCTCCTACGTTGCCGTAGGCGGTATCGCAATGGAGGCGGTACGGCTTGCGCGGCCGGAGTTCGGCCACAAAATAGGAATAATCGGACTGGGACTGCTCGGACAGATAGCCGTTCAGATTGCGAGAGCCGCGGGTTGTCATGTCCTGGGAATTGATGTAGTGGATTGGAAATGCGAGCTTGCCCTCCGAAGCGGAGCAGAGAGAGTCGCAGTGGCAGGCAAGGATGATCCCATAGCTGCGGCAAGAGAGTTCTCGGGCCATGACGGCCTTGATGCAGTCATTATCCTGGCTTCTGTTGACAGTGATGAACCATTGATTCAGGCCGCCAGGATGGCGAGAGAGCGCGGGAGGATAATTGCCGGCGGGCTCGTCGGACTCAATGTTCCAAGACAACTTTTCTACGAGAAGGAACTTGAATTTGCCGTCTCAAGGGCCTGGGGTCCGGGACTCTATGACCTTGACTACGAAGAGCGTGGCTTTAAGTATCCGGTGGCCTACGCCAGGTGGACCGCTCAACGCAACATGGAAGAGTTCCTGAGGATGGTTTCTATTGGTTCGATAAAGCTCGACTGTCTCACGACCCAGAGGTTTCCATTTGAAAAGGCGCTCCAGGCCTATGAAATGTTGATGTCTGGGAAGGAATCCGCATTAGGCGTGGTGCTTCAGTATCCTGAGAAAGATCAGACACGAGACAAGCCTGTGGCGAGAATGGAGAGTCCGCGCGGCAGGATAGAGAGCGCAGAAAGCGGCCGTGTTCATGCGGACAGGGGTTCAGGTAAGGTTCGCGTCGGAGTGATAGGAGCCGGGCTTTTTGCCCGCGGGACACTGCTCCCGGCAATGAAAAAAGTTCCGGATATGGATTTCGCAGCGGTGACAGACTCCCGGGGGTTGAATGCGAAGGTCACTGCAGATTTGAAGAAATTCAGGTACACTGCCTCAGATTACCTGGAGATTTTGAGGGATAATGATATCGATCTCGTTTTCGTGCTTACGAGGCACGATTCGCACTACAAGCTCGTATGCGAGACACTGAAGAGCGGGAAGCCGGTCTTTGTTGAAAAGCCGCTGTGTATCAGGGGTGACCAGCTAAGAGAGATTGCAGGCACATATAATTCGCTCGTCGCCAGTGGGTCTAATCCATTCCTCATGGTTGGTTTCAACAGGAGGTTTGCTCCGACCACGAAGATGTGCATTGAATTTGTGAAGAAGAGCAGGGACGCAAGCGTTGTGCAAATCAGATGCAATGCCGGTTTTATCAGTCAGGAGTCCTGGGTCCACAAGAAAGATGAGGGGGGCGGGAGGATAATAGGCGAAGTGTGCCATTTTGTGGATCTAGCCCAGGCCATTACCGGCGGACTGCCGGAAAAGGTCTTTGCCTGCTGTACTGAATCTTCAAAGGGGTTGAGGGACAGTCTTACAGTGTCCATGCAGATGGATAACGGAGCCGTGGCCGGTATTACCTATGCATCCAATGGCGACAAGTCCTTTCCGAGGGAAGAAGTCCAGGTGTTCGCGGGTGACTCGGTTTGCGTGATAGACAACTTCAAGAACATTGAATTCGTTCGTTCCGGGAAGAGAAGATCAAAAAGATCTCTCGAGGTTGACAGAGGACATGTCGGAGAGCTCAGGGCTGCCTGCGACGCCATCAGGAACGGGAGACCTTCTCCAATAGATTTCAGGTCCATTGTTGCCACAACTGCGGCCACCTTTGCCATAGAGGAATCCATAACCAAAGGCGAAGCTGTAAAGGTGAGTTTGAGCGAGTGGGGAATAAGCTAA
- a CDS encoding glycosyltransferase family 4 protein: MGNKLNILLLSRYFPPEIGTSANLFFELARGLTSNGHNVTVVTSFPWYNLASIPDKYRGKLYMREDLDGVEVIRLVFPLVGPRNLKLAMGHLTVPLTTFVGGLIAAKPDIVCVYSPPLFMGISAWLLKIFRKTPFIFNVQDLHPQCYIDQGILKNRLGIRILESMERLCYRKAALITVHSSGNKAHIVHAKGIDEKKVKVLHNWIDTDEMKPLPKDNEFQKRYGLDGKFVVGYAGTLGMSQGALTVIEAANILRGRKDIEFFIVGDGIEKQKMEDRVSELGLKNVRFLGMQPKSVYPYVVASWDVGLVTLNSKVKTPVVPSKILGIMAAARPVLASVPLDGDAPKLIEKAGCGICVEPENPEELAGKIVFLAENRDACERFGRNGREYAVKNLSLKTIVKDFENTIDSVLVQR; the protein is encoded by the coding sequence GTGGGGAATAAGCTAAACATACTTCTTCTGTCGAGATACTTCCCGCCGGAAATAGGTACCTCAGCGAACCTATTTTTTGAGCTGGCCAGGGGATTGACTTCCAACGGTCACAACGTGACGGTCGTAACGAGCTTTCCCTGGTACAACCTGGCGAGCATTCCTGACAAATACCGCGGCAAGCTCTATATGAGGGAAGACCTTGATGGAGTTGAAGTCATAAGACTGGTTTTTCCCTTGGTCGGTCCCAGAAATCTCAAGCTGGCCATGGGCCATCTGACTGTTCCGCTCACAACATTTGTGGGCGGCTTGATTGCAGCAAAACCCGACATCGTTTGCGTCTATTCACCGCCGCTCTTCATGGGCATTAGCGCCTGGCTATTGAAGATATTCCGGAAAACCCCTTTCATCTTCAACGTCCAGGACCTGCACCCGCAATGCTACATCGACCAGGGAATCTTGAAGAACAGATTGGGGATACGCATTCTTGAATCCATGGAAAGACTATGCTACAGGAAGGCAGCCTTGATTACCGTCCATTCGAGTGGGAACAAAGCCCACATTGTGCATGCGAAGGGAATCGACGAGAAAAAAGTCAAGGTTCTGCACAACTGGATAGATACAGACGAAATGAAACCTCTGCCCAAGGATAATGAATTCCAGAAACGTTATGGCCTCGACGGGAAATTCGTCGTTGGGTATGCAGGGACTCTTGGTATGTCACAAGGAGCTCTGACCGTGATAGAGGCGGCGAACATACTTAGGGGGAGAAAAGATATCGAATTCTTCATAGTCGGGGATGGAATCGAGAAACAGAAGATGGAAGACCGGGTCAGTGAGCTTGGATTGAAAAATGTCAGGTTTCTGGGGATGCAGCCAAAGTCCGTGTATCCTTATGTGGTAGCTTCCTGGGATGTGGGGCTCGTGACTCTGAACAGCAAAGTGAAAACTCCGGTTGTCCCTTCTAAGATTCTTGGTATCATGGCTGCTGCGAGGCCGGTGCTTGCGAGCGTGCCTCTGGACGGCGATGCTCCGAAACTGATAGAAAAGGCTGGATGTGGCATCTGTGTTGAGCCCGAAAATCCTGAGGAACTCGCCGGAAAAATCGTTTTCCTTGCAGAAAACAGAGATGCGTGTGAAAGATTCGGGAGGAACGGCCGTGAGTATGCCGTGAAGAATCTTTCCCTGAAGACAATTGTGAAAGATTTTGAGAATACTATTGACTCCGTGCTCGTTCAGAGATGA
- a CDS encoding NAD-dependent epimerase/dehydratase family protein, with protein MSDDYRKSYEGQVILVTGGAGAIGTNLTRALSDANARMVVILDDLSSGYTWNIPSRNNIMFVEGCVTDDVCLKRVFFEQPKYVFHLAAFFANQNSVDYPERDLKVNGMGTLRLLEYSHFNKVEKFVYASSGCSIYGSSAPLPLTEEFMSLNLSSPYQITKMLGELYCNFFRNHYGLKVVKTRFFNSYGPGEVPGQYRNVIPNFIYWAMKGQVLPITGTGEETRDFTYVGDLVDGLLRAGYFEAAVGEEFNLASGRETKIIELANMINEAVGNKAGVKFIQKRKWDTKSRLLASTKKAKSLIGYEPGTDFREGLRNAIKWFKDNWEDIEESASFAPGVSSAVRDK; from the coding sequence ATGAGCGATGACTACAGAAAATCCTATGAGGGGCAGGTAATCCTTGTTACTGGCGGAGCGGGGGCTATCGGAACCAATCTCACCAGGGCCCTGTCGGATGCCAATGCCAGGATGGTGGTTATTCTGGACGACCTTTCATCCGGCTACACCTGGAATATTCCAAGCCGGAACAACATCATGTTTGTAGAAGGGTGCGTGACGGATGATGTCTGTTTGAAAAGGGTCTTTTTTGAACAGCCCAAGTATGTCTTTCATCTGGCAGCATTCTTTGCGAATCAGAACTCAGTGGATTATCCCGAGAGAGACCTGAAAGTCAACGGCATGGGAACACTCAGACTTCTTGAATACTCTCATTTCAACAAAGTCGAGAAATTTGTCTATGCATCGTCCGGCTGCTCTATCTACGGCAGCTCTGCGCCGCTTCCTCTGACAGAGGAATTCATGTCGCTGAACCTGAGCTCCCCATATCAGATAACCAAGATGCTCGGAGAGCTCTACTGCAATTTCTTCAGAAATCACTATGGTCTCAAAGTAGTGAAAACCAGATTCTTCAACTCGTACGGCCCTGGTGAAGTTCCCGGGCAGTACAGAAATGTGATTCCCAATTTTATCTACTGGGCGATGAAGGGACAGGTTCTGCCGATCACCGGCACCGGGGAAGAAACAAGGGATTTCACCTACGTGGGTGATCTGGTTGACGGCTTGCTGAGGGCCGGATATTTCGAGGCCGCGGTCGGAGAAGAGTTCAACCTCGCTTCGGGGAGAGAGACCAAGATAATCGAACTTGCGAATATGATCAATGAAGCGGTAGGAAACAAGGCGGGAGTGAAGTTCATTCAGAAGAGAAAATGGGATACGAAAAGCAGGCTCCTCGCTTCAACCAAGAAGGCAAAGTCCCTGATTGGATATGAGCCCGGGACAGACTTCAGAGAAGGATTGAGGAATGCAATAAAGTGGTTCAAAGACAATTGGGAAGACATAGAGGAAAGCGCTTCTTTTGCCCCCGGTGTGTCCTCCGCTGTCAGGGATAAATGA